One genomic segment of Candidatus Margulisiibacteriota bacterium includes these proteins:
- the polA gene encoding DNA polymerase I — MTSNAGKSKIVLIDGNSLAYRAFYALPDTMRNAAGLTTNAIYGFTNMLLKVLDDKPDFVAISFDRPEPTFRHKEYKEYKATREKAPPTLYEQIPYIKKVATAFNIPIYELAGFEADDVIGTLAKEAEKQGHDVVIVSGDLDGLQLVNDHIKVLTTRKGITDTVLYGPLEVEERYGLRPDQLIDFKALKGDASDNIPGVPKIGEKTAGDLLREYKTLEGIYEHLDEIKKPALHETLKNNRPLADLSRRLGTIVTDVPLEIDFTLARRGEIDWPKILPLFEELEFNSLVKKHSRGTEQATVERKREAIAKLNFQAVTDEPALAGLLQALAKADAFAFDLETTSLDTFTAEIVGISFSIESKAAFYVPLGHKTNVGTVPVLNGQPQGLSLHSVLEKLRPLFLSDQLKIGHNLKYDIKVLNNHGIKVAGPCFDTMVAAYLLDPVSGKYSLKHLAKQFLGREMIKLLELIGQDEKYKDFSEVPIDLATDYAASDAEATFGLYEIFRLALKIQKMDKLFTEVEMPLLAVLIDLEETGISIDSAKLAAYSAEMAKELHDLERHIFAIAGEVFNLNSPKQLANILFSKLMLPVTKRTKTGPSTDVEVLEGLAGQKFEIAEKLITYRQLSKLKNTYIDVLPTLVNPKTGRIHSSFNQTMTSTGRLSSSEPNLQNIPVKGPWGERIRSAFIPGKKNWQLLAADYSQIELRVLAHLSQDPALLRAFREDSDIHQATADELGISRDAAKTVNFGVIYGLSDFGLAKQLGIKRTEAAKYIEKYFSRYAGVRDFIARTIAEAKESEAVTTLLGRRRPLPDLNSPHGGLRQAAERMAANTPVQGTAADLIKLAMVNIHNKLRITNHESRLVLQVHDELVFECPAEEIEQVKQLVEAEMSGALKLDVPIKVDLGYGANWAEAKG; from the coding sequence ATGACCTCAAACGCCGGCAAATCAAAGATCGTCCTGATCGACGGCAATTCGCTCGCCTATCGGGCCTTCTACGCCCTGCCCGACACCATGCGCAACGCCGCCGGGTTGACGACCAACGCCATCTACGGTTTTACCAACATGCTCCTGAAGGTTTTAGACGATAAGCCGGACTTTGTCGCCATCTCGTTCGACCGGCCGGAGCCGACCTTCCGCCATAAAGAGTATAAAGAATATAAAGCGACCCGCGAGAAAGCGCCGCCGACCCTCTACGAACAGATCCCCTACATTAAAAAAGTCGCGACCGCCTTCAATATCCCCATCTACGAACTGGCCGGGTTTGAAGCCGACGATGTCATCGGCACGCTGGCTAAAGAGGCGGAAAAACAGGGGCATGACGTCGTCATCGTCTCCGGCGATCTGGACGGGCTTCAGCTCGTCAACGATCATATCAAGGTCCTGACCACTCGGAAAGGGATCACCGATACCGTCCTCTACGGCCCGCTGGAGGTCGAGGAACGCTACGGTCTCCGCCCCGACCAGCTGATCGACTTCAAAGCGCTTAAAGGGGACGCTTCCGATAATATCCCCGGCGTCCCCAAGATCGGGGAAAAGACCGCCGGCGACCTTCTGCGTGAATACAAGACGCTGGAAGGGATCTACGAGCATCTTGACGAGATCAAGAAACCGGCCTTGCATGAAACCCTGAAGAATAACCGGCCGCTGGCCGATCTAAGCCGCCGGCTCGGGACGATCGTGACCGATGTCCCGCTCGAGATCGACTTTACCTTGGCCCGGCGCGGTGAAATTGACTGGCCCAAGATCCTCCCGCTCTTCGAAGAGCTTGAATTCAACAGCCTGGTCAAAAAACATAGCCGGGGGACGGAACAAGCCACAGTCGAGCGCAAACGCGAAGCGATCGCCAAGCTCAACTTCCAGGCGGTGACCGACGAACCAGCGCTGGCCGGACTGCTCCAGGCCCTGGCCAAAGCGGACGCCTTCGCTTTCGACCTGGAAACGACCAGTCTCGACACTTTTACCGCCGAGATCGTCGGTATCTCGTTCTCGATCGAGTCCAAGGCGGCTTTTTATGTACCCCTAGGTCATAAAACCAATGTAGGGACAGTCCCTGTCTTGAACGGACAACCACAAGGGTTGTCCCTACATTCCGTCCTAGAAAAGCTCCGACCGTTATTTCTCTCCGACCAGCTCAAGATCGGCCATAACCTGAAATACGATATAAAAGTCCTGAACAACCATGGGATAAAAGTGGCCGGCCCCTGCTTCGACACCATGGTCGCCGCCTATCTCCTCGATCCGGTCTCCGGCAAGTACTCGCTCAAGCACCTGGCCAAACAATTTCTCGGCCGGGAGATGATCAAACTGCTGGAGCTGATCGGCCAGGATGAAAAGTATAAGGATTTTTCCGAAGTGCCGATCGACCTGGCAACCGATTATGCCGCTAGCGACGCCGAAGCGACTTTTGGCCTCTACGAGATCTTCCGGCTCGCCCTCAAAATCCAAAAGATGGACAAATTATTCACTGAAGTCGAAATGCCCCTCCTCGCCGTCCTGATCGACTTGGAAGAGACCGGCATCTCGATCGATTCCGCCAAGCTCGCCGCTTACTCGGCGGAGATGGCCAAGGAATTGCATGACCTCGAACGCCACATCTTCGCCATTGCCGGCGAAGTCTTCAACCTTAACTCCCCCAAGCAACTAGCCAATATCCTCTTCAGCAAATTAATGCTCCCGGTGACCAAGCGGACCAAGACCGGGCCCTCAACCGACGTTGAAGTACTGGAAGGGTTGGCCGGGCAAAAGTTCGAGATCGCCGAAAAACTGATCACCTACCGGCAGTTAAGCAAACTGAAGAATACCTATATCGACGTCCTGCCAACCCTGGTCAACCCGAAGACCGGCCGGATCCATTCGTCCTTTAACCAGACGATGACCTCAACCGGCCGGCTCTCCAGTTCCGAACCCAATCTCCAGAATATCCCGGTCAAAGGGCCCTGGGGAGAGCGGATCCGCTCCGCTTTTATCCCCGGGAAAAAGAACTGGCAGCTCCTGGCCGCCGACTACTCCCAGATCGAGCTCCGCGTTCTGGCCCATTTGAGCCAGGACCCGGCCCTCCTCCGGGCTTTCCGGGAAGACAGCGACATCCATCAGGCGACCGCCGACGAGCTCGGCATCTCCCGCGACGCCGCGAAGACTGTCAACTTCGGCGTGATCTACGGCCTCTCCGATTTTGGCCTGGCCAAACAGCTCGGGATCAAACGGACCGAAGCGGCCAAATATATAGAAAAGTATTTCTCGAGATACGCCGGGGTGCGCGACTTTATCGCGCGGACGATCGCAGAGGCCAAGGAGAGCGAGGCGGTCACCACCCTCCTCGGCCGCCGGCGCCCCCTCCCCGATCTCAACAGCCCTCACGGCGGTTTGCGCCAGGCGGCGGAACGGATGGCGGCCAACACGCCGGTCCAGGGGACAGCCGCCGACCTGATCAAGCTCGCCATGGTAAATATTCACAATAAATTACGAATCACGAACCACGAATCACGATTGGTTCTCCAAGTCCATGACGAATTG